The nucleotide sequence CTGGCGTGGTCGGTGTACCTCGAGTCGCGGACCGGCGACTGGCTGGCCTGGCTGCACGCCCAGGCCGACGGCTGGGACCGGCACTTCTCCTGGCCGTGGACGGCCTTCGACACCACCTGGCAGGCGGCCTTCGGGGGCACCCAGTCGCCCGGGTTCGCCTGGATGTTCCGCGCCGAGCTCGTCGCCATGCTGGTCGGCGTCGTGCTGACGGTGCTGCTGGTGCGCTGGCGGCGCTGGGGCGAGGCGACCTGGGTCGGCCTCCAGGTCATCGCGTTCGGCACGTCGACGTGGTTCTTCTCGGTGCCCCGGGCGTCGCTGCTGTGGTGGCCGCTGTGGGTGACGATCGCCGTGCTGGCGGCCCGCCGGCGCTGGGTCCTGTGGGGCTACCTCGCCGTCTCGGTGCCGCTCATGTCGGTCTGGGCGGCCGCCTACCTGACCGGACGCTGGGCGGGCTAGGGGGTGTCTCCCGGGTCTCGGCCGCAGCGAGGCGCCGCCTGGGCGTCGCGCAGTAGGCCATGGACTCGGGAGACACCCCCTAGGGTTCCGGAGATGGTCGACTACTGCTTCAAGTGGAACCACGCCGACGGCGTCCCCCGGCGTGCCGTTGACCGAAGAGGAGGCGCGGGTCCGGGACGGCGCCGGCGAGGAGTACACGGCCGTCCTGCCGCCCCGGACGGGGACGACGTTCCCGGTCCTGGTCACCCCGGTGTGGAAGACGGGCGTGGTCGCCGTGACGTTCCTCGACGACGTCGGCCGCAAGGCGACCGAGTACACGTTCATGAAGAAGGCCGAGGACCGTCTCTTCCTGACGCGGGTTCACCTGTGGACGTATCCGAACGACCAGCCGGGGCTGCGGCTGTCCGACTCCGCGTCGCACGAGACCGTCCATCTCCGCGAGGACGGCTACGTGAAGCGGGTCGTCAAGAACAAGGTCGAGAACGTCCAGGAGACCGTCGAGTACGACGACGTGCCGGTCGACGCCAACTGGGAGCCGATCCCCTCGTTCGGCGACTACGGGTCGATCGCCCGCTACGAGCGCGACTAGGGCGCGTCTCCCAAGTCCATGGCCTACTGCGCGACGCCCAGGCGGCGCCTCGCTGCGTTCTCGTCAGTCGTCATAGAACCCCGCTATGACTCCCTCCTCGGCCTTGCGAGGCATCCACCTGGACGCCGCTCGCTACGGCCGAGACTTGGGAGACACGCCCTAGTCGGTCAGTCCCAGGCGAGGGCGTCGAAGGTGGTCGTCGTGTAGCGGACCTCGACGCCGGCCTCGTCGCCCACGGAGGGCGGCTCGACGCCGTCAGGGAGCCAGATCATCGAGCACTGCATGTGCGGCGGCTCGGCGAACCAGCGCTGCTTGCCGGCGACGCGGAACGGCGAGAGCGCCCGCCCACCCGCCTCCAGCCCGCCGCGCGCCAGCGCCGACGCCCGCTGACGCAGCGTGCCGGCCGCCGTCGGGGCCTGCAGCGCGATGCCGTGCGCCGTCCCACCCGCGACGACCACCACCGTGCCGTCGCGGCGGGCCCGGCGCTGCCGGTAGCCGTACGTCTCGCCGCGCCGGACCCGGTGCAGGTCGAGGACCGTCGCCTTGGGGGTCAGCCCGGAGCGGTCGCCGAGCCAGAGCGCCGTCGCCACCCGCAGCCGCACCTCGGCGGACGTCGCCTGCCCGACCGTCGCGGCCTGCGCCGCGGTGAGGTGGCTGACCCAGATCGTGCGGGCCGCCGCCGGTACCGCCTCGAATGCCCGCCGGGCCAAGGTCGTCGCCTCGGCGGCGTGGTCGTCGCCCAGCGGCAGGTGCAGCGCGAACCCCTCGAACCGCACGTCGTCGAGCAGCTTCGCGACGTCGGCGAGGTCGCCCGGGTCGATGCCGTGGCGCCGGATGCTCGTCAGCACCTCGACGACGACCCGCGGGCGGGCGGGCGCGGCCGCCAGCTGCCGCAGGTCCTCCAGCCGCGAGACGGTGTGGACGAGGCGGTCGTCGCCCAGCGCGGCGGTCAGCCAGGGCCGCCACGGCGTCAGCACCAGCACGTCGCCGCCGAACTCGCCGGTGGCCGCGGCGACCTCGTCGTACGTGCCGACGGCGAGCGTCGTCACCCCGAGCCGGGCCGCCTCGGCCGCCAGCACGGCGTTGCCGAAGCCGTAGCCGTTGCCCTTGGCGACGGGGACGACGGTGACGCCCGCGGCGGTCGCGTCCTGGACGTAGCGGCGGACCCGGCCGCGCCACTGGTCGGCGTCGATGTGCAAGGTCAGGGACACCGCGGTCAGCTCCGGCGCTTCATGTAGAGGTCGAAGGCAGAATAGAGGACGCGCGAGATGGGCAGGTCCCACTCCCCGAGGTACTCCACGGCCTGCCCGCCGGTGCCCAGCTTGAAGCGGATCAGGCCGGCGTGCGGGTCGTTCTCGGACAGCGTGTCGGTGATGCCGCGCAGGTCGTAGACGGAGCACCCCTCGGCCAGCGCGTCCTGCATCATCCGCCACTGGATCGCGTTGGAGCCGCGGACGTCGCGCTTGGTCGTCGTCGAGGCGCCGTAGGAGTACCAGGCGTGCGTCCCGACCCGCGTCATCGTGGCGGCGGCGACGAGCTCGCCCTCGTGGTGGGCGAGGTAGAGCCGCAGCCGCTCAGGCGCGTCGGCGGTCATCGCGGCCCACATGCCCTCGAAGTACGCGTACGGGCGCGGCGTGAAGTCGTCGCGCTGCGCGGTCTCGGCGTAGACGCGGTGGAACTCGGGCAGGTCGGCGGCGGTGCCGAGCGAGACGACGACGCCGGACTTGTCCGCCTTCTTGATGTTGCGCCGCCACAGCTGGTTGAAGCCCTTGAGGACGTCGTCGGCGTCGCGGCCCTCGAGCGGCAGCTGGAAGACGTGCCGCGGCTGGCCGGCGGCGAACCCGTCGGTGGCCGCGGGCGGACGCCAGCCCAGCGCCGTCAGCTGCTCGGCCAGCGCGGTG is from Jiangella alkaliphila and encodes:
- a CDS encoding alanine racemase, giving the protein MSLTLHIDADQWRGRVRRYVQDATAAGVTVVPVAKGNGYGFGNAVLAAEAARLGVTTLAVGTYDEVAAATGEFGGDVLVLTPWRPWLTAALGDDRLVHTVSRLEDLRQLAAAPARPRVVVEVLTSIRRHGIDPGDLADVAKLLDDVRFEGFALHLPLGDDHAAEATTLARRAFEAVPAAARTIWVSHLTAAQAATVGQATSAEVRLRVATALWLGDRSGLTPKATVLDLHRVRRGETYGYRQRRARRDGTVVVVAGGTAHGIALQAPTAAGTLRQRASALARGGLEAGGRALSPFRVAGKQRWFAEPPHMQCSMIWLPDGVEPPSVGDEAGVEVRYTTTTFDALAWD
- a CDS encoding lipid II:glycine glycyltransferase FemX codes for the protein MTRSSTLTVREITSDQHVAAIAERPSVSFLQTPAWGVVKRDWRSRSVGWFDDDKLVGVALVLYRKAPRIRRSLAYIPEGPSIDWDSVAAAGDLQRWLAPLIEHVKAQGAFGLRLGPMVVTRRWHNATLKNALADPGIARLRDVPADETTATGTALAEQLTALGWRPPAATDGFAAGQPRHVFQLPLEGRDADDVLKGFNQLWRRNIKKADKSGVVVSLGTAADLPEFHRVYAETAQRDDFTPRPYAYFEGMWAAMTADAPERLRLYLAHHEGELVAAATMTRVGTHAWYSYGASTTTKRDVRGSNAIQWRMMQDALAEGCSVYDLRGITDTLSENDPHAGLIRFKLGTGGQAVEYLGEWDLPISRVLYSAFDLYMKRRS